In Micromonospora sp. WMMD980, the following are encoded in one genomic region:
- a CDS encoding GH1 family beta-glucosidase, which yields MSLLTRRRLLRRAALSATAAGAARTGLAGASVAGAARTGLAGASVAGLAATALGACDSPPERDTDAERNGTLRFPTGFGWGAATSAYQIEGAAKEDGRGESVWDTFSRTPGRTANGDTGDVAADHYHRYAQDLDLMRELGLRSYRFSISWPRIQADGSGRPNQRGLDFYRRLVDGLHEREIAPMATLFHWDLPQALQDDGGWENRDTAERFADYADVVFRALGEQVPVWLTVNEPKTVVQNGYLTGHHAPGHQDEAAAYLVAHHLQLAHGLAVQALRASGVPGRIGPALNLHPCYPADDSAEAAAATTLHDGYENRLYLDSIFKGAYPQDVLADLGPGSRMVKGIRDGDLKIISSPVDLLAVQYYTPIYVTGGGGTVRRWPTSQADWQQIYPQGMYDILTRVTRDYGRVPITITENGLPCPDAPGPDGTVDDAGRVTFLRDHFTVAHRAISDGVPLESYHVWSLLDNFEWNEGYEQRWGLIYVDYPTQRRVFKRSAHWYRDVIRRNGL from the coding sequence ATGTCGTTACTCACCCGACGGCGCCTGCTCCGCCGCGCCGCCCTGTCCGCGACCGCCGCCGGCGCGGCCCGGACCGGGCTCGCCGGCGCGTCCGTGGCCGGCGCGGCCCGGACCGGGCTCGCCGGCGCGTCCGTGGCCGGGCTCGCCGCCACCGCCCTCGGCGCCTGCGACTCCCCGCCCGAGCGCGACACCGACGCGGAGCGGAACGGCACGCTGCGCTTCCCGACCGGATTCGGCTGGGGCGCGGCCACCTCGGCGTACCAGATCGAGGGGGCCGCCAAGGAGGACGGCCGGGGTGAGTCCGTCTGGGACACCTTCAGCCGCACCCCGGGCCGCACCGCCAACGGTGACACCGGCGACGTCGCGGCCGACCACTACCACCGGTACGCCCAGGACCTCGACCTGATGCGCGAGCTGGGGCTGCGCAGCTACCGGTTCTCCATCTCCTGGCCGCGCATCCAGGCCGACGGCTCCGGCCGCCCCAACCAGCGCGGCCTGGACTTCTACCGCCGCCTGGTGGACGGCCTGCACGAGCGCGAGATCGCGCCGATGGCCACACTTTTCCACTGGGACCTCCCCCAGGCGCTCCAGGACGACGGTGGCTGGGAGAACCGCGACACCGCCGAGCGCTTCGCCGACTACGCCGACGTCGTGTTCCGCGCCCTCGGCGAGCAGGTGCCGGTCTGGCTGACCGTCAACGAGCCGAAGACCGTGGTGCAGAACGGCTACCTCACCGGCCACCACGCCCCCGGGCACCAGGACGAGGCCGCCGCCTACCTGGTGGCCCACCACCTCCAGCTCGCCCACGGCCTCGCCGTGCAGGCGCTGCGCGCCTCCGGCGTGCCCGGACGCATCGGCCCGGCGCTCAACCTGCACCCCTGCTACCCGGCGGACGACAGCGCCGAGGCCGCCGCCGCGACCACGCTCCACGACGGCTACGAGAACCGCCTCTACCTCGACTCGATCTTCAAGGGCGCGTACCCGCAGGACGTGCTCGCCGACCTGGGCCCCGGCAGCCGGATGGTCAAGGGCATCCGCGACGGCGACCTGAAGATCATCTCCAGCCCGGTGGACCTGCTCGCGGTGCAGTACTACACGCCGATCTACGTCACCGGCGGCGGCGGCACGGTGCGCAGGTGGCCCACCTCCCAGGCGGACTGGCAGCAGATCTATCCGCAGGGCATGTACGACATCCTGACCCGGGTCACCCGTGACTACGGCCGGGTGCCGATCACCATCACCGAGAACGGTCTGCCCTGCCCCGACGCGCCCGGCCCGGACGGCACCGTCGACGACGCCGGCCGGGTCACCTTCCTGCGCGACCACTTCACCGTCGCCCACCGGGCGATCAGCGACGGGGTGCCGCTGGAGAGCTACCACGTCTGGTCGCTGCTGGACAACTTCGAGTGGAACGAGGGGTACGAGCAGCGCTGGGGCCTGATCTACGTGGACTACCCGACCCAGCGCCGGGTGTTCAAGCGCAGCGCCCACTGGTACCGCGACGTGATCCGCCGCAACGGGCTGTAG